Proteins encoded together in one Bradyrhizobium sp. CB82 window:
- a CDS encoding hydantoinase B/oxoprolinase family protein, whose product MAGDLPLDPVTFEVLKNSFITSVDQMGEQVLRTCYSFVIYNRDFSSALHDAKGECAAQGNQDIAVHVGTLHFTCQDVMRHFEGDMHEGDVFAINDPYAGGTHFSDVRLIRPIFADGKIIAFSQSNGHWSDVGGSVPGSFDVAAREMFREGLRITPIRLFDKNGLKKDVAHLIASNTRDPASIIGDIQAQAEATAVCGREILRLVTKYGRDTVETGLAAVQDYVERSARQRIAALPDGEWETVDFIDRDPAGGEGMIPIRIKMTIKGDRAIYDFSGSHPTIGSIYNSAFGSTFSAVAAGMKTFFPDLPLNSGFYRCFEIIAPEGSIVDARWPIAVTGFLMPFEKIMNSIYEMWSKLMPERGLACAFNLEYLLTGGLDARSSDKPIFMFYDWLPGGWGGRNGKDGSNVTTACFGTGLMSQPVEGQERANPILTTECEILKDSPGPGKWRGGAGVVKTSRMLQAEKTVISYICDRERAVVWGIEGGLPSMPHGLTLKRAGSKAEERLGSIFSDVPIGEGDIFSRPTAGGGGFGDPLERDPNLVIEDIKDDYVSVERAAKDYGVIVHTIDAELCSYEVDKVATDALRAKIRAERVANVRLDPQVVAERYRSGAIDAFDVIRKHAVILDWGTGELLPESTRQFRDVFERRSVAMWT is encoded by the coding sequence ATGGCCGGAGATCTCCCGCTCGACCCCGTGACCTTCGAGGTTCTCAAGAACTCCTTCATCACCAGCGTCGACCAGATGGGCGAGCAGGTGCTGCGGACCTGCTACTCCTTTGTGATCTATAACCGTGATTTCTCGAGCGCGCTGCACGACGCCAAGGGCGAATGTGCGGCCCAGGGCAATCAGGATATCGCGGTCCACGTCGGCACGCTGCACTTTACCTGCCAGGACGTCATGCGCCATTTCGAAGGCGACATGCATGAAGGCGACGTCTTCGCCATCAACGATCCCTATGCCGGTGGCACGCACTTTTCCGACGTCCGTCTGATCCGCCCGATCTTCGCCGACGGCAAGATCATCGCCTTCAGCCAGTCCAACGGACACTGGTCGGATGTCGGTGGCAGCGTGCCCGGCTCGTTCGACGTCGCCGCGCGCGAAATGTTCCGCGAGGGGCTGCGCATCACGCCGATCCGCCTGTTCGATAAGAACGGTCTCAAGAAAGACGTCGCGCATCTCATCGCCTCCAACACGCGCGACCCCGCCTCGATCATCGGCGACATCCAGGCCCAGGCGGAAGCAACAGCGGTCTGCGGGCGCGAGATCCTGCGTCTCGTCACTAAATATGGCCGCGATACCGTCGAGACCGGACTTGCCGCCGTGCAGGATTATGTCGAGCGTTCGGCGCGCCAGCGTATCGCGGCGCTGCCCGACGGCGAATGGGAGACGGTCGACTTCATCGACCGCGATCCGGCCGGCGGCGAAGGAATGATCCCGATCCGCATCAAGATGACGATCAAGGGCGACCGTGCGATTTACGACTTCAGCGGCAGCCATCCCACCATCGGCTCGATCTACAACTCGGCGTTCGGCTCGACATTCTCGGCCGTTGCGGCCGGCATGAAGACGTTCTTCCCCGACCTGCCGCTGAACTCCGGCTTCTACCGCTGCTTCGAGATCATTGCGCCCGAGGGCTCGATCGTCGATGCCAGATGGCCGATCGCGGTCACCGGCTTCCTGATGCCGTTCGAGAAGATCATGAACTCGATCTACGAGATGTGGTCGAAGCTGATGCCCGAACGGGGCCTCGCCTGCGCCTTCAATCTCGAATATCTGCTCACCGGCGGCCTCGATGCGCGCAGCTCCGACAAGCCGATCTTCATGTTCTACGACTGGCTTCCGGGCGGCTGGGGCGGCCGCAACGGCAAGGACGGCAGCAACGTCACCACGGCCTGCTTCGGCACCGGGCTTATGTCGCAACCGGTCGAAGGCCAGGAACGCGCCAATCCGATCCTGACCACCGAATGCGAGATCCTCAAAGACTCCCCCGGCCCCGGCAAATGGCGCGGTGGCGCCGGCGTGGTGAAGACGTCGCGCATGCTCCAGGCCGAAAAGACTGTCATCTCCTACATCTGCGACCGCGAGCGGGCCGTGGTCTGGGGCATCGAAGGCGGCCTGCCCTCCATGCCGCACGGCCTGACCTTGAAGCGCGCGGGCAGCAAGGCCGAGGAGCGGCTCGGCTCGATCTTCTCCGACGTTCCGATCGGCGAAGGCGATATCTTCTCGCGCCCGACCGCCGGCGGCGGCGGGTTCGGCGATCCACTCGAACGCGACCCGAACCTCGTGATCGAGGATATCAAGGACGACTACGTCTCGGTCGAACGCGCGGCCAAGGATTATGGCGTCATCGTTCACACGATCGATGCAGAGCTTTGCAGCTACGAGGTCGACAAGGTCGCTACCGATGCCCTGCGCGCGAAGATCAGGGCCGAGCGCGTCGCCAATGTCCGGCTGGACCCGCAAGTCGTGGCGGAACGCTATCGCAGCGGCGCGATCGACGCGTTCGACGTGATCCGCAAGCACGCGGTGATCCTCGACTGGGGGACCGGAGAGTTGCTTCCCGAATCCACACGCCAGTTCCGCGACGTATTCGAGCGACGCTCGGTCGCGATGTGGACCTGA
- the torT gene encoding TMAO reductase system periplasmic protein TorT — translation MTSTTCLSSNRFRPIRCALGLAALALAATAMTPAAADTSWFPMKVYDASSGTPKAAEYTPLPKAEKPYKLCVLFPHMKDSFWVAVAYGIVKQAEAMNVNMNLYEAGGYENLPKQLSQFDDCMASGPDAIIVGAISGAGLSKKFEEAKAKGVPVVGVTNPLPPNALPAANYVDFVAMGEVTGEGLLAQTKPGDKLNIVTFPGPAGSGWAESFNEGFKKAIAKNSNAKILSEKFGDSGVAVQLQLIQDALQAHPSMNVIWGTAPTAEAAIGAVAEAGRSDLKIVSSYENQAMLDALNRGDILAFATQYPVGEGAIAIDQAVRLIEKKPVMSLVQPAAAVIDKTTVPKLQMDLVLAPASWTPVYSVKAK, via the coding sequence ATGACGAGCACGACATGCCTTTCTTCCAACCGGTTCCGGCCGATCCGCTGCGCACTCGGCCTGGCTGCTCTCGCACTTGCCGCCACGGCGATGACACCGGCCGCGGCCGACACGTCCTGGTTCCCGATGAAGGTTTACGACGCGTCATCGGGGACGCCCAAGGCTGCGGAGTACACGCCGCTGCCGAAGGCCGAGAAGCCCTACAAGCTTTGCGTCCTCTTTCCCCACATGAAGGACAGTTTTTGGGTCGCCGTCGCCTACGGCATCGTGAAGCAAGCGGAAGCGATGAACGTCAACATGAACCTCTATGAAGCTGGTGGTTACGAGAACCTGCCCAAGCAGCTCTCGCAATTCGATGACTGCATGGCGAGTGGTCCAGATGCCATCATCGTGGGAGCCATCTCGGGCGCCGGGCTGAGCAAGAAGTTCGAAGAGGCCAAGGCCAAGGGCGTTCCGGTCGTCGGCGTCACCAATCCGCTGCCCCCCAACGCCCTGCCCGCCGCCAACTATGTCGACTTCGTCGCCATGGGTGAGGTCACCGGCGAGGGCCTGCTGGCTCAGACCAAGCCCGGCGATAAGCTCAACATCGTGACGTTCCCCGGACCGGCCGGCTCGGGCTGGGCGGAATCGTTCAACGAAGGCTTCAAGAAGGCCATCGCGAAGAACTCAAACGCCAAGATTCTGTCCGAGAAATTCGGCGACTCCGGCGTCGCGGTGCAACTCCAGCTCATCCAGGACGCGCTGCAGGCCCATCCCAGCATGAACGTGATCTGGGGCACCGCGCCAACGGCCGAGGCCGCGATCGGCGCCGTCGCCGAGGCTGGTCGGAGCGACCTGAAGATCGTGTCGTCCTACGAAAACCAGGCCATGCTCGACGCGCTGAACCGCGGCGACATTCTCGCCTTCGCAACCCAATATCCTGTCGGCGAAGGCGCGATTGCGATCGACCAGGCGGTGCGTCTCATCGAGAAAAAGCCTGTGATGAGCCTTGTCCAACCGGCGGCCGCAGTGATCGACAAGACCACCGTGCCGAAGCTGCAGATGGACCTCGTGCTGGCGCCGGCAAGCTGGACCCCGGTCTACTCGGTCAAGGCCAAGTAA
- a CDS encoding sugar ABC transporter ATP-binding protein yields MDVDVDPRPEPLLQLRGISKHFTGVRALDRVDLDVRAGELHVLFGENGAGKSTLINVVSGTFPPDEGTFHFDDEEISHLTPQRARAIGISPVFQEFSLVPSLTVEENLFLGREIANNGILRAREMRRRAQALIDELGFDLDPSRRVDDLSRAHQQMAEIAKALLGKVRLLILDEPTASLTERETGRLFELIARLKSQNVGLIYVSHRMREIRALADRVTVLRDGRHIRTLDAATSTDGELVELMTGRKIDLLFPIIAHRPDKVMVDVENLTLVDGSVRDVNLYARAGEITGIAGLVGCGKSELIRAIYGIEPATSGVIRIDGAPYEFPAPRCSLKRGIAYFPANRIAEGLALSRPIRENASMTVLDLPAFARFGVLRQAAERARIAGVMAQLQLRPPNIERPAGALSGGNRQKVMLGRALTRELTVFLFDEPSVGIDVGAKLEVYDFMKRLVEAGAAVIVVSSELPEVLALSNRLYVMHHGRIAAELTGTEKTEQNVLSSFFRDHLVTEVA; encoded by the coding sequence ATGGATGTCGACGTCGACCCGAGGCCGGAGCCTCTGCTTCAATTGCGAGGTATCTCGAAGCATTTCACGGGCGTACGCGCGCTCGACCGGGTCGATCTCGATGTCCGCGCCGGCGAGTTGCACGTCCTGTTCGGCGAGAACGGCGCCGGCAAATCGACCCTGATCAACGTGGTCTCGGGGACATTTCCGCCCGACGAGGGCACGTTCCATTTCGACGATGAGGAGATCAGCCATCTCACGCCGCAACGGGCGCGCGCGATCGGCATCAGCCCGGTGTTTCAGGAATTTTCGCTCGTTCCAAGCCTCACCGTGGAAGAGAACCTGTTTCTCGGCCGGGAGATCGCGAACAACGGCATCCTGCGTGCCCGCGAGATGCGCAGGCGCGCCCAAGCGCTCATCGACGAGCTCGGCTTTGACCTCGATCCCTCACGACGCGTCGATGACCTCTCCCGCGCCCATCAACAGATGGCCGAGATCGCCAAGGCGCTGCTCGGCAAGGTGCGCCTGTTGATCCTCGATGAGCCGACTGCTTCGCTCACCGAGCGCGAGACCGGACGGCTGTTCGAGCTTATCGCCCGGCTCAAGAGCCAGAATGTCGGGCTGATCTATGTGTCGCACCGCATGCGTGAGATCCGCGCGCTGGCCGACCGCGTGACCGTGCTCCGCGACGGCCGCCACATCCGCACGCTCGATGCCGCGACCTCGACTGACGGCGAATTGGTGGAGTTGATGACCGGTCGCAAGATCGATCTGCTGTTCCCGATCATCGCGCACAGGCCGGACAAGGTGATGGTCGACGTCGAAAACCTGACGCTTGTCGACGGCAGCGTTCGCGATGTGAACCTCTATGCCCGCGCCGGCGAGATCACCGGTATCGCCGGCCTTGTCGGCTGCGGCAAGTCGGAGCTGATCCGCGCCATCTATGGCATCGAGCCGGCGACGTCCGGCGTGATCCGAATCGACGGCGCGCCTTATGAGTTTCCAGCCCCGCGATGCAGCCTGAAGCGCGGCATCGCCTATTTCCCCGCCAACCGGATCGCCGAAGGGCTCGCGCTGTCCCGGCCGATCCGCGAGAACGCCTCGATGACGGTGCTCGACCTGCCTGCCTTCGCCCGATTCGGCGTGCTACGACAGGCCGCAGAGCGCGCAAGGATCGCCGGCGTCATGGCGCAGTTGCAGCTCAGGCCCCCGAATATCGAACGCCCTGCCGGCGCTCTGTCCGGCGGTAACCGCCAGAAGGTGATGCTGGGTCGCGCGCTGACGCGCGAGCTGACCGTGTTCCTGTTCGACGAGCCGAGCGTCGGCATCGACGTCGGCGCCAAGCTCGAAGTCTACGATTTCATGAAACGTCTGGTCGAGGCCGGCGCCGCCGTGATCGTGGTGTCGTCGGAATTGCCGGAGGTGCTGGCGTTGTCGAACCGGCTCTATGTGATGCATCACGGCCGCATCGCCGCCGAACTGACAGGCACCGAGAAAACCGAGCAGAACGTGCTTTCGAGCTTCTTCCGCGACCATCTCGTGACGGAGGTTGCATGA
- a CDS encoding ABC transporter permease: MSTALITAEPQSSIGLRSIAGRIGLLPALLVLLVTGMAAVDPQFYGIINILNILRNASLLAIVASGQALVIVAGGFDLSVGAVVALASVVTAKTMATTAAAFPGNTALIIASGVAAGLGCGIVVGLINGFCVAKLKVSGFVVTLGTMSATAGVGLMITNGIPVYGMPDTFVKGFGRAQAFGLPTAVHVALIVILVMVFAQRRTLFGRYVYAIGGNVDAAVVSGVSIQRHIVGTYVVSSALAALAGILLTAQVGSGQASFGGDRMMLQSIAAAVIGGVSLRGGVGRVEIVAISALFLTILANALNLLHVDSRLQPVFLGVIMVAAVALDELGRWRSARV; encoded by the coding sequence ATGAGCACGGCGCTGATCACTGCGGAGCCGCAGAGCTCGATCGGTCTTCGATCGATCGCCGGCCGGATCGGGCTTCTGCCGGCACTCTTGGTGCTGCTCGTGACCGGCATGGCAGCGGTCGATCCCCAGTTCTACGGCATCATCAACATCCTCAACATCCTGCGCAACGCCTCGCTGCTGGCCATCGTTGCCAGCGGCCAGGCGCTCGTGATCGTCGCAGGCGGTTTCGATCTGTCAGTTGGCGCCGTCGTCGCCCTCGCGAGCGTCGTGACCGCCAAGACAATGGCGACCACCGCTGCTGCGTTTCCCGGCAACACCGCCCTCATCATTGCAAGCGGCGTCGCAGCCGGTCTCGGCTGCGGGATTGTGGTCGGGCTCATCAACGGATTTTGCGTGGCAAAACTCAAGGTCTCCGGCTTCGTGGTGACGCTGGGCACGATGTCGGCGACCGCTGGTGTCGGCCTCATGATCACGAACGGCATCCCCGTTTACGGCATGCCCGACACCTTTGTGAAGGGCTTTGGGCGCGCGCAGGCGTTTGGCCTGCCGACCGCCGTCCATGTCGCGCTGATCGTGATCCTCGTGATGGTGTTCGCGCAGCGACGGACCCTGTTCGGCCGCTACGTCTATGCGATCGGCGGAAACGTCGACGCGGCCGTGGTGTCGGGCGTGTCGATCCAGCGCCACATCGTAGGCACTTACGTCGTCTCGAGCGCGCTTGCGGCGCTGGCCGGCATCCTCCTCACCGCGCAGGTCGGCTCCGGCCAGGCAAGTTTTGGCGGCGATCGAATGATGCTGCAATCGATTGCGGCGGCAGTCATCGGGGGGGTCAGCTTGCGTGGTGGCGTCGGCCGGGTCGAGATCGTCGCCATCAGCGCGCTGTTCCTGACCATCCTTGCCAATGCACTCAACCTTCTGCACGTCGACTCCCGGCTGCAGCCGGTCTTCCTCGGCGTGATCATGGTGGCGGCCGTGGCGCTGGACGAACTCGGTCGATGGAGGAGCGCCCGTGTCTGA
- a CDS encoding ABC transporter permease — MSDLELSVMAGDTDRTKPLLGRWVWNAVLPAALVALLLGFATFDHGVLSPANLLNVAQQTSYLALFAMAQTVVILTRGFDLALGPTVSMVSVGTALAMAGAAAAGHDTSVVLFAGLGAGIGLGVACGLFNGVVIALLGVNPFVATLGSYNIAIGIATTLSSGRPVQGVPSLFSQIFYGGSIFRVPAAIAITVAIGIALHLVLSRTVFGRSLYIIGTNPRAAAVAGLPVKSILVATYVLCSALAALGAIMMTARTGSGEPNLGGALSLQAIAGAVVGGTSLAGGRGGVGTAVLGALFITILSNGMNLTRVDGYVQMVVLGAIVIVGVLLDRLRLERSQ; from the coding sequence GTGTCTGACCTCGAATTGTCTGTCATGGCCGGGGACACCGATCGCACCAAACCGCTGCTAGGCCGCTGGGTCTGGAATGCGGTGCTGCCGGCTGCACTGGTGGCCCTGTTGCTCGGCTTCGCCACGTTCGACCATGGCGTGCTCTCGCCAGCCAACCTGCTCAACGTTGCCCAGCAGACTAGCTACCTCGCTCTGTTCGCGATGGCCCAGACCGTGGTCATCCTGACGCGCGGCTTCGACCTCGCGCTGGGCCCGACGGTCTCGATGGTGAGCGTCGGTACAGCGCTCGCCATGGCCGGCGCCGCGGCGGCGGGTCACGACACCAGCGTGGTGCTGTTCGCTGGGCTCGGCGCTGGCATCGGCCTCGGCGTCGCCTGCGGTCTTTTCAATGGCGTGGTCATCGCGCTGCTCGGCGTCAATCCCTTCGTCGCGACACTCGGCAGCTACAACATCGCGATCGGGATTGCGACCACGCTCTCCTCCGGCCGGCCCGTACAAGGGGTGCCGAGTCTATTCTCGCAAATTTTCTATGGCGGCAGCATCTTCCGCGTGCCAGCGGCCATCGCAATCACCGTCGCCATCGGCATCGCGCTCCACCTGGTCCTCTCGCGCACAGTGTTCGGGCGATCGCTCTACATCATCGGCACCAATCCACGCGCGGCCGCGGTCGCCGGCCTGCCGGTAAAGAGCATCCTGGTTGCGACCTATGTGCTGTGCTCAGCCCTTGCCGCGCTCGGCGCCATCATGATGACGGCGCGCACCGGCTCCGGCGAGCCGAACCTCGGCGGTGCGCTATCGCTGCAGGCAATCGCGGGTGCCGTGGTCGGTGGCACGAGCCTCGCGGGCGGACGCGGCGGGGTCGGCACCGCCGTGCTCGGCGCGCTCTTCATCACGATCCTGTCCAACGGCATGAATCTCACCCGCGTCGACGGATACGTCCAGATGGTCGTGCTGGGCGCGATCGTCATCGTCGGCGTGCTGCTCGATCGCCTGCGACTGGAGCGTAGCCAATGA
- a CDS encoding FAD binding domain-containing protein has protein sequence MTPSSLTQIAPAAAHDAASSIHVATSLASALDALSEYGAAGAPFAGGTWIMRSPIRHEPLRAHYVAIGRIAELGAVRIGADVVEIGAVVTHAALAGALADLPEFNVLAAAAGRSANPAIRAMATIGGNLATPDFASADCIPALLCLGAEIEVAGRDGRERMKLEHFLQIRSTLAPGRVVTQIIVPRSERKTAHARLPLRKAGDYPVAIVSLSVSIDATGRVQAARIAVGSVEPVARRWERLEAALIGRPLDAEGAARTAAELAEDFVGRDGVDAPAWYRVSVLPGLVRRAAAAALGA, from the coding sequence ATGACCCCCAGCTCTCTCACGCAGATCGCCCCGGCCGCGGCGCACGATGCGGCCTCGTCAATCCATGTCGCCACTTCGCTTGCGAGTGCGCTCGATGCGCTGAGCGAATACGGCGCGGCCGGCGCCCCCTTTGCCGGCGGCACGTGGATCATGCGATCGCCGATCCGGCACGAGCCGTTGAGGGCACACTATGTCGCGATAGGCAGGATCGCCGAACTCGGAGCGGTCCGGATTGGGGCCGATGTGGTCGAGATCGGTGCAGTGGTGACGCACGCGGCACTCGCGGGCGCTTTGGCCGATCTTCCCGAATTCAATGTCCTTGCGGCCGCCGCCGGTCGCTCTGCGAACCCGGCGATCCGCGCGATGGCGACGATCGGCGGCAATCTTGCAACGCCAGACTTCGCCTCGGCCGATTGCATACCGGCGTTGCTCTGCCTCGGTGCCGAGATCGAGGTCGCAGGCCGGGATGGTCGCGAACGGATGAAACTGGAACACTTTCTCCAGATTCGATCGACCTTGGCACCTGGCCGAGTCGTCACGCAAATCATCGTACCCCGCAGTGAGCGCAAGACGGCTCATGCCCGCCTGCCCTTGCGCAAAGCCGGCGATTATCCGGTCGCCATCGTCAGCCTCTCGGTCAGCATCGATGCGACGGGTCGGGTGCAGGCCGCACGGATTGCAGTAGGTTCTGTCGAACCGGTGGCGCGACGATGGGAGCGGCTCGAGGCCGCCCTGATTGGGCGTCCACTCGACGCCGAGGGAGCCGCGCGGACCGCGGCTGAACTGGCGGAAGACTTCGTCGGCCGCGACGGCGTTGACGCGCCAGCCTGGTATCGCGTCAGCGTGTTGCCGGGACTTGTTCGCCGCGCGGCGGCTGCCGCGCTTGGCGCCTAG
- a CDS encoding (2Fe-2S)-binding protein codes for MALSLTVNGDRLASTADPATPLVDVLREELHLTGAKPVCREGFCGACMVLIDGKPTPSCLTPAALADGCEIRTVEGLATHGQLNRIQAALEASDAVQCGMCFPGMVVSLTHLLAIRPDATREDIRAALTGNICRCTGYERIIEATLLALATK; via the coding sequence ATGGCTCTCAGCCTGACCGTCAACGGCGACCGACTCGCCTCCACAGCCGATCCTGCCACCCCTCTCGTCGATGTCCTACGTGAGGAACTTCATCTGACCGGCGCTAAGCCAGTCTGTCGCGAAGGCTTCTGCGGCGCCTGCATGGTGCTCATCGATGGCAAGCCCACCCCTTCCTGCCTGACGCCGGCCGCGCTCGCCGATGGGTGCGAGATCCGCACGGTCGAAGGCCTTGCGACACACGGCCAATTGAACCGCATCCAGGCCGCGCTCGAAGCCAGCGACGCCGTTCAGTGCGGCATGTGCTTTCCGGGCATGGTGGTCAGCCTGACGCATCTCCTGGCGATCAGACCCGACGCCACGCGCGAGGACATTCGTGCGGCCCTGACCGGAAACATCTGTCGCTGCACGGGCTACGAACGCATCATCGAGGCGACGCTGCTCGCATTGGCCACGAAGTAA
- a CDS encoding xanthine dehydrogenase family protein molybdopterin-binding subunit, whose protein sequence is MSDVSATMDLRRRDAADKLRGRTRYTVDRYLPGMLHAAVLRASLPSGRIVRLDTSRAARMPGVRAIVTAADAPGMMGIGIADHPLFARDVIRYDGEPLAAIAAVTLAQAQAALATIDVEIESRPAVLTMADALVPDAPLVHPNWRDYEVLLEGGAREGNVAWEATVVRGDVDAAFARPDVEIVESSFRVGRQNHVAFEPRAVVASYEDGRFHIETSTQVPWGIRNATARLLGVPASQVRVTVPPVGGGFGLKFDLAIEPFAALLARASGLPVRLVNSREEEMLTCLFRENADIRIRSAVTREGEIVGREAVVLMDCGAYGGEQIFLTTMTAHTLGGNYKLGSVRLVSRAVYTNTTPNGAFRCCNGVYNTFALERHTDEIAAKIGIDPLVFRRRNVLGDKDLGATGQVFEADVLRPMLDRMDTLRDAAASPPARTDGWLYGRATTVGTWFVFVGPSAATVNMNADGTATLVTSGVEIGSGSMMQSLPQIVASTLGIPPESVIVRAADTDAAGYDVGVGGGRTTVSLGAASLSAAQEVRTKLLKVASEMIEAAPEDLVMRHGRIEIAGAPGSGRTVAEVATRAQAKDGPVSGTGAFTGTGVPAMPGCVAGHFIDAIDIPVFAVHDCEVAVDPETGHVEVLKYRVVQDVGRALNPRAIHGQIQGGVVQGLGYALHEEVTIGSNGRVCQSGFETYRVPLALDVVPVEINLYEGAPSVGPLGTKGAGEVPILNVGAAVACAVANATGKRIQELPLTPPRVLELLLDRKRDLTLPHIAETWSNNLVRPHKTPQGNA, encoded by the coding sequence ATGTCCGATGTTTCCGCGACCATGGATCTCCGCCGGCGCGACGCTGCAGACAAGCTGCGCGGGCGCACCCGCTACACAGTCGATCGTTATCTGCCGGGCATGCTGCACGCCGCAGTGCTGCGCGCCAGCCTGCCATCGGGACGGATCGTCCGTCTCGATACCTCCAGAGCTGCCCGCATGCCAGGCGTGCGCGCGATCGTAACGGCAGCAGACGCACCCGGCATGATGGGGATCGGCATCGCGGACCATCCGCTCTTCGCTCGCGACGTCATCCGCTATGATGGCGAACCGCTCGCTGCGATCGCGGCCGTTACATTGGCGCAAGCACAAGCGGCGCTCGCAACGATCGACGTGGAGATCGAGTCCCGGCCGGCCGTACTGACCATGGCGGACGCACTCGTACCCGATGCCCCTCTGGTTCATCCCAACTGGCGCGACTACGAAGTCCTGCTTGAGGGCGGCGCGCGCGAAGGCAACGTCGCCTGGGAGGCCACTGTCGTCCGCGGTGATGTCGATGCCGCCTTTGCCCGGCCAGATGTCGAAATCGTCGAAAGCTCCTTCCGGGTCGGTCGGCAGAACCACGTCGCATTCGAACCGCGTGCGGTGGTCGCAAGCTACGAGGATGGGCGGTTCCACATCGAAACATCGACACAGGTGCCCTGGGGCATCCGCAACGCCACCGCGCGCCTTTTGGGCGTGCCGGCATCACAGGTCCGCGTTACGGTGCCACCTGTCGGCGGCGGCTTCGGGCTCAAGTTCGATCTCGCGATCGAACCGTTTGCCGCCCTCCTCGCCCGCGCCAGCGGCCTGCCGGTCCGCCTCGTCAATTCGCGCGAGGAGGAAATGCTCACCTGCCTGTTTCGCGAAAATGCCGATATCCGGATTCGATCGGCGGTAACGCGCGAGGGAGAGATTGTCGGCCGCGAAGCAGTCGTGCTGATGGATTGCGGCGCCTATGGCGGCGAGCAGATTTTCCTGACCACCATGACCGCGCACACGCTCGGCGGAAATTACAAACTCGGCAGTGTGCGTCTGGTCTCGCGCGCAGTCTACACCAACACCACGCCGAACGGTGCCTTTCGCTGCTGCAATGGCGTCTACAACACCTTTGCGCTGGAGCGGCATACCGACGAGATCGCAGCCAAGATCGGTATAGATCCGCTTGTCTTCCGCCGCCGCAACGTGCTCGGCGACAAGGATCTTGGCGCCACAGGCCAGGTGTTCGAAGCGGACGTGCTCCGACCGATGCTCGACCGGATGGACACGCTGCGTGATGCCGCTGCATCGCCACCCGCGCGCACCGACGGCTGGCTCTATGGACGCGCGACCACCGTCGGCACTTGGTTCGTCTTCGTCGGACCGTCCGCAGCGACCGTAAACATGAATGCCGATGGCACGGCCACCCTAGTAACCTCGGGCGTCGAGATCGGATCCGGCTCGATGATGCAGAGTCTGCCGCAGATCGTCGCGAGCACGCTCGGCATTCCGCCGGAGAGCGTTATCGTGCGCGCCGCCGACACGGATGCTGCCGGTTACGATGTCGGCGTAGGCGGCGGCCGCACCACCGTCTCGCTTGGTGCGGCGAGCCTCTCGGCGGCACAGGAAGTGCGCACGAAACTCCTGAAAGTTGCTTCAGAGATGATCGAGGCGGCCCCCGAGGATCTTGTCATGCGCCACGGGAGGATTGAGATCGCCGGCGCGCCGGGCTCGGGACGCACCGTCGCTGAGGTCGCGACTCGTGCCCAGGCAAAGGATGGCCCAGTCTCCGGGACCGGCGCTTTCACGGGCACAGGCGTGCCGGCGATGCCCGGATGCGTCGCCGGCCATTTCATCGATGCGATCGACATCCCCGTCTTCGCCGTCCACGATTGCGAGGTCGCCGTCGATCCGGAGACCGGGCATGTCGAGGTGCTGAAATATCGTGTGGTTCAGGACGTCGGCCGCGCACTGAACCCGCGCGCGATCCACGGCCAGATCCAGGGCGGTGTCGTGCAAGGGCTGGGCTATGCCTTGCATGAAGAAGTAACCATCGGCAGCAACGGTCGCGTCTGCCAAAGCGGCTTCGAAACCTATCGCGTGCCGCTGGCGCTCGATGTCGTGCCGGTCGAGATCAATCTTTACGAGGGCGCGCCTTCGGTGGGACCGCTCGGCACCAAAGGTGCCGGCGAGGTGCCAATTCTGAATGTCGGAGCGGCCGTCGCATGCGCGGTCGCAAACGCCACAGGAAAGCGCATCCAAGAGCTGCCACTGACGCCGCCGCGCGTCCTCGAACTTCTGCTCGATCGGAAACGCGACCTGACTCTTCCCCACATTGCCGAGACATGGTCGAACAACCTAGTTCGCCCTCACAAAACGCCGCAGGGCAATGCATAG